A genomic window from Sulfurospirillum multivorans DSM 12446 includes:
- a CDS encoding MotA/TolQ/ExbB proton channel family protein, whose protein sequence is MLSEKLLSFALLGIDPVLWVLVAMSVLAVGVMIERLLAFSVIQKKYQSMDYYTLRLSLEARLGILATFGNNAPFIGLFGTVLGIIQAFHTIGASNAFDVQPIMQGISEALIATATGLFVAIPCVIAYNYFIRRVKVILTHKEAQLDEA, encoded by the coding sequence ATGTTGAGTGAAAAACTTTTATCGTTTGCCCTGTTAGGGATCGACCCCGTGTTGTGGGTATTGGTCGCCATGAGTGTGTTAGCAGTTGGGGTGATGATAGAGCGTCTTTTAGCGTTTAGTGTGATTCAAAAAAAGTATCAAAGTATGGATTATTATACGTTGCGTCTTAGCCTTGAAGCGCGTTTGGGCATTTTAGCCACCTTTGGCAATAACGCCCCTTTTATAGGGCTTTTTGGAACCGTTTTGGGCATTATACAAGCGTTTCATACGATTGGCGCTTCCAATGCGTTTGATGTACAACCAATCATGCAAGGTATCTCTGAAGCGTTGATTGCCACCGCGACGGGGCTTTTTGTCGCGATTCCCTGCGTTATCGCTTACAATTATTTCATCAGACGGGTTAAAGTCATTTTAACGCACAAAGAAGCACAGCTCGATGAAGCGTAA
- a CDS encoding TOBE domain-containing protein: MLEARLWMKKSDKNFLGKGRIELLENIREFGSIHAAAKAMKMSYKAAWDSVDAMNNLSEIPLVQKTSGGKGGGGTIITPKGEEVIAAFHNLQAKHQQFLDLFANSDDLLTIVQTLSRLSLKLSARNQLIGTISAISEDAVNVAIELTIKAADKIYASITKNSYQELGLHLGESAIAIIKASSVLLSKTKPTIACENLLKGTIIQILSDTSNTEVTLELESKSTITATIANDAFEPLHLKINEEAYAFFKASNVILGV, translated from the coding sequence ATGTTAGAAGCACGTCTTTGGATGAAAAAAAGCGATAAAAATTTTCTTGGCAAAGGGCGCATTGAGCTTTTAGAAAACATTCGAGAGTTTGGTTCCATCCATGCAGCCGCCAAAGCCATGAAGATGAGCTACAAAGCCGCATGGGATTCGGTGGATGCCATGAACAACCTCTCAGAGATTCCTTTGGTTCAAAAAACAAGTGGCGGCAAAGGCGGCGGGGGGACGATTATCACCCCAAAAGGCGAAGAGGTCATCGCGGCATTTCACAATTTACAAGCCAAACATCAGCAGTTTTTAGATCTTTTTGCCAACAGTGATGACCTGCTTACCATCGTTCAAACCCTAAGCCGGCTCTCGTTAAAACTGAGTGCTCGCAACCAACTGATAGGTACTATCAGCGCGATTAGCGAAGATGCGGTCAATGTTGCGATTGAGCTGACCATCAAAGCTGCTGATAAAATTTATGCGAGTATCACCAAAAACAGTTACCAAGAGCTTGGGCTTCACTTAGGAGAGAGTGCCATTGCGATTATTAAAGCAAGCTCCGTGCTTCTTTCAAAAACCAAGCCTACCATCGCGTGTGAAAACCTTCTCAAAGGCACGATCATCCAAATCCTCAGCGACACGTCCAACACCGAAGTGACGCTGGAATTGGAGAGTAAAAGTACCATCACCGCGACCATTGCCAACGATGCGTTTGAGCCACTTCATCTCAAAATCAACGAAGAGGCGTATGCTTTTTTCAAAGCATCCAATGTTATTTTAGGCGTTTAA
- a CDS encoding globin domain-containing protein, with protein MPVMIDGIKVQLFSECDTNAPFPVADESPRRAHPKIDMIFPELFFPSNRTYLALGEAKIREVVKVHHELVRHSKIGHLYPQDEAAFIAATSKIEDFFVQMLGGKDLYTSVQGHPKLRDRHFPFEVTETGRDIWLMSFRKALKQCAVPKEFLPEIWNWVESISIRMINRRTSMEMVKRYPYESIHSYFDAE; from the coding sequence ATGCCTGTTATGATCGATGGAATTAAAGTTCAGTTATTCAGTGAGTGCGACACAAACGCCCCTTTCCCCGTTGCCGATGAGAGCCCAAGACGAGCGCACCCCAAGATCGATATGATCTTCCCCGAACTCTTTTTCCCTTCCAATAGAACCTATTTAGCTCTTGGTGAAGCGAAAATTCGTGAAGTGGTCAAAGTCCACCATGAGCTTGTACGCCACAGTAAAATTGGACATCTTTATCCGCAAGATGAAGCTGCTTTTATCGCGGCTACGAGCAAAATCGAAGACTTTTTTGTGCAGATGCTTGGAGGCAAAGACCTCTACACGAGCGTGCAAGGTCATCCCAAACTTCGCGACCGCCATTTTCCTTTTGAAGTGACCGAAACAGGGCGTGACATCTGGCTAATGAGCTTTCGCAAAGCGCTCAAACAGTGCGCCGTTCCTAAAGAATTTTTGCCTGAAATTTGGAATTGGGTTGAATCCATCTCGATTCGTATGATTAACAGACGGACAAGTATGGAGATGGTTAAACGCTATCCGTATGAGAGTATCCACTCCTATTTTGATGCTGAATAA
- a CDS encoding TonB-dependent receptor — translation MKKTPLSWIVAMSLCSACAAQSVTLEPVAVEGEKETATSMSLSDAKTVINTQELSSQPTTLNEALSDTFFVNFKKAGDYNSEPYIRGRGVNGVPIYIEGMRINAAHPDSTNLFTMIDAQEVDVYRGANGANVGMGAMNGAIVIKLKEPQFGTTDEFEESSFINAKTSLFSQTGYTTGIGTTLYNQFVNFSLSGSISEYNNYSNGGGDEVLHSDSDSKHYAISTAVKTGDDSYIYGRFIKDKSSSGDPLSRYQQSGVWNYTDHPNDDAKTYFVGFKKGEWYGLSDIDFQIFKNDLHYAVNTKKETSVPYATELFRESNTKGAKLSGKKELDEHQTLSLAMTYSKMEITNGVRNWNTTTNTWGDWTSAMGIKGGDYTDFGIQLADDMKYDKAFYTLAIGYDNVKRNVTSNVNTTKLDSLIPEALDALIQKTNTDERDNLLSMSAKAGYEISSAFVPYIKLSNAERTPYFNEAYGNNPSNGSQIPNQTLGNEKVWDIDVGMDGKYERFYYTSALYYQRYSDYIELVKTGYLTTGGLPIKRYINLDEAIIYGAEAMAGYGLGNDLFVEAAYLYTHGQNEDDDTPLAFIAPQKLTLSLAQKRSKGLSWKLEEVFVDNQDRISSVNGEIATPGYSLTNASMSYGFSKLGILKNAVVSFELNNIFDKSYREHLDKVSSTAWYLPDNAGINGVLSLKAAF, via the coding sequence ATGAAGAAAACCCCGCTTTCATGGATTGTTGCTATGAGTTTGTGTTCTGCGTGTGCGGCACAAAGTGTTACCTTAGAACCCGTTGCGGTTGAAGGAGAAAAAGAGACAGCTACCTCAATGAGTCTTAGTGATGCCAAAACAGTCATTAACACCCAAGAGCTTTCAAGCCAACCTACCACGCTCAATGAAGCACTGAGCGATACCTTTTTTGTCAACTTCAAAAAGGCAGGTGATTACAACTCGGAGCCTTACATCAGGGGGCGAGGTGTGAATGGCGTGCCCATTTATATCGAAGGAATGCGCATCAATGCCGCACACCCCGATTCGACCAATCTGTTTACGATGATAGACGCACAAGAAGTGGATGTTTACAGAGGGGCGAATGGCGCTAATGTCGGCATGGGAGCGATGAACGGTGCAATCGTCATTAAACTTAAAGAGCCACAATTTGGCACGACGGATGAATTTGAAGAGTCGAGTTTCATCAATGCCAAAACATCGCTTTTTTCACAAACAGGTTACACCACGGGCATTGGAACAACCCTTTACAACCAATTTGTGAACTTCTCCCTCAGTGGAAGCATAAGCGAATACAATAACTACAGCAATGGAGGAGGAGATGAAGTCCTCCATTCTGATTCGGACAGCAAACATTACGCGATCTCTACCGCGGTGAAAACAGGCGATGACAGCTATATTTACGGTCGTTTTATCAAAGATAAAAGCAGCTCAGGCGATCCACTCTCACGCTACCAACAAAGTGGTGTTTGGAACTATACCGATCATCCGAATGATGATGCTAAAACCTATTTTGTTGGCTTTAAAAAAGGGGAGTGGTATGGCTTAAGTGACATTGATTTCCAAATCTTTAAAAATGATTTACACTACGCTGTCAACACCAAGAAAGAGACTTCAGTACCTTATGCAACAGAGCTTTTTAGAGAAAGCAACACTAAAGGAGCCAAACTATCAGGTAAAAAAGAGTTGGATGAGCACCAAACGCTCTCCTTGGCAATGACCTACTCCAAAATGGAGATCACCAACGGTGTAAGAAATTGGAATACCACCACCAATACATGGGGCGACTGGACGAGCGCTATGGGGATTAAAGGTGGGGATTACACAGACTTTGGTATCCAACTAGCAGATGATATGAAATACGATAAGGCATTCTACACCCTTGCCATCGGTTACGATAATGTCAAACGCAATGTCACTTCCAATGTCAATACAACTAAACTAGACTCCTTAATCCCCGAAGCGCTTGATGCTCTGATTCAAAAAACCAACACCGATGAACGCGATAATCTTCTCTCCATGAGTGCCAAAGCAGGCTATGAGATTTCATCTGCGTTTGTACCCTACATTAAACTTTCTAACGCCGAGAGAACCCCTTATTTTAACGAAGCGTATGGCAATAATCCAAGCAATGGAAGCCAGATTCCCAACCAAACGCTTGGGAACGAAAAAGTATGGGATATTGACGTGGGGATGGATGGTAAATATGAGCGTTTTTACTACACCTCAGCGCTTTACTACCAACGCTACTCTGATTACATCGAGCTTGTTAAAACAGGCTACCTGACCACGGGTGGACTTCCTATCAAACGTTACATCAACCTAGATGAAGCGATTATTTACGGTGCTGAAGCGATGGCAGGCTATGGACTAGGGAATGATCTTTTTGTGGAAGCGGCGTATCTGTACACACACGGTCAAAACGAAGATGATGACACACCTTTAGCCTTTATCGCTCCTCAAAAACTGACGCTTTCTTTAGCGCAAAAGCGCTCAAAGGGTCTTAGTTGGAAACTTGAAGAGGTCTTTGTCGATAATCAAGACCGCATCTCCAGCGTCAATGGCGAAATCGCAACGCCGGGCTATTCACTCACCAATGCTTCGATGAGTTATGGATTTTCAAAACTAGGCATTCTTAAAAATGCCGTCGTAAGTTTTGAGCTCAATAATATCTTCGATAAATCGTATCGTGAACACCTTGATAAAGTCTCTTCAACAGCATGGTATTTACCTGACAACGCGGGTATCAACGGTGTTTTATCGCTTAAAGCGGCATTTTAA
- a CDS encoding ABC transporter substrate-binding protein encodes MRFTLVFLLMFVSLFASESRTFVDISGKTITLPEPITRIYGSAPPISFMIYVIDDAPLIGVNFPQTNQDNANGDKFLSKHFMSLPILGGWHGNNTPNLEAIIAAKPDVIITWDTPLLNEKTAKDLARINIPALKVNIDDSANYPEVFRYLGKVMNKEERANALAAMAQTYLDELKIFVASVPLNERTKVYYAEGPFDLQTECDVSFHSEPLMLAGGNLVHKCVQNSVIGMQEVSFEQVLSYAPEVIIVQSPAFYKTIFEDKKWAMLKAVQTKHVYLIPKSPFNWTDRPPSFMRIIGAHWIASKLYSTRYPYKIQEKVRAFYQLFFGVSLSDKELKTYFDL; translated from the coding sequence ATGCGTTTTACTCTTGTTTTTTTACTGATGTTTGTTTCGCTTTTTGCCAGTGAATCGCGCACGTTTGTTGATATTTCAGGAAAAACGATCACGTTGCCTGAACCTATCACGCGCATTTATGGCTCAGCGCCACCGATTAGTTTTATGATTTACGTCATTGATGATGCACCTCTCATTGGTGTCAATTTTCCACAAACCAACCAAGACAACGCCAATGGCGATAAATTTTTGTCCAAACATTTTATGAGCCTTCCCATTTTAGGCGGTTGGCATGGTAATAACACGCCCAATCTTGAAGCCATCATCGCCGCAAAACCTGATGTGATCATCACATGGGACACGCCGCTTCTGAATGAAAAAACGGCGAAAGATTTGGCGCGTATCAACATCCCTGCACTGAAAGTGAACATCGATGATTCAGCCAATTACCCCGAAGTCTTTCGTTATCTTGGTAAAGTCATGAACAAAGAGGAGCGCGCCAATGCGCTTGCAGCCATGGCGCAAACCTATCTGGACGAGCTAAAAATCTTCGTGGCAAGCGTTCCTCTAAATGAACGTACCAAAGTCTATTACGCAGAAGGTCCTTTTGATTTGCAAACCGAGTGCGATGTCTCGTTTCACTCCGAACCTTTGATGCTTGCAGGGGGAAATTTAGTCCATAAATGTGTCCAAAACAGCGTCATCGGCATGCAAGAGGTCAGTTTTGAGCAGGTTTTGAGCTATGCACCGGAGGTGATCATTGTCCAAAGTCCTGCGTTTTATAAAACGATCTTTGAAGATAAAAAATGGGCGATGCTCAAAGCGGTACAAACCAAACATGTCTATCTGATCCCAAAATCTCCGTTTAACTGGACAGATCGCCCACCTTCTTTTATGCGCATCATTGGCGCACACTGGATCGCAAGCAAGCTCTATTCTACTCGTTATCCGTACAAAATTCAAGAAAAAGTCAGAGCGTTTTACCAACTCTTTTTTGGTGTCTCGCTCAGTGATAAAGAGCTTAAAACCTATTTTGATCTTTAA